The Eubacterium ventriosum genome includes the window TAAGACCTGCTTTTCTGCACTTAATGTCCATAAACTTTTCAGCACCGAGGTCAGCACCAAAACCTGCTTCTGTTATAACATAATCAGCCATCTTTAATGCTGTCTTTGTAGCCTTAACCGAGTTGCATCCATGAGCAATATTTGCAAAAGGTCCACCGTGAACTAATGCCGGTGTATGCTCTAATGTCTGAATAATGTTAGGCTTCATTGCATCTTTAAGAAGTGCTGCCATTGCGCCAACTGCCTTAACGTCTTTTGCTGTAACAGGCTGTCCGTCATATGTGTATGCAACAATAATCTTTCCTAATCTTTCTTTTAAATCCGCATAGCTTGTTGCAAGACAAAGAATTGCCATAATTTCTGACGCAACAGTAATTACAAAATGGTCTTCTCTTACTGTTCCGTCTACTTTTCTGCCCAGACCAACAACAACGTTTCTTAAAACTCTGTCGTTCATGTCAACGCATCTCTTCCAAACAACCTGATTAGGATCAATGTTTAATACGTTGCCCTGCTGAATTGAATTATCAAGCATTGCAGCCAATAAGTTATTAGCTGATGTGATAGCATGAAAGTCACCTGTAAAATGAAGGTTCATATCTTCCATTGGCACAACCTGTGCATATCCGCCACCTGCTGCTCCACCTTTAATACCAAAACATGGTCCAAGTGATGGTTCTCTAAGCGCGATAACTGCTTTCTTATTTAACTGACCAAAAGCTTCTCCAAGTCCAACTGTTACAGTTGTTTTTCCTTCACCGGCAGGAGTTGGGTTAATTGCTGTTACAAGAATCAGTTTTCCATCTTCATTGTCTTTGATTTTTTCATAGTATTCATTGGAAATTTTTGCCTTATACTTTCCGTATAATTCAATGTCATCTTCTGTAATTCCTAACTGTTCTGCCACGTTCTTAATTGGCATCATTTCAGCTTTCTGTGCGATTTCAATATCAGTCTTCATCTTTTTTCCTCTCTTTCACAACATCATTTTTGCTTACTGACCACCGTTAACCATTTGCTCAAAGGCTTCAATGGACATAATAACCTTTCTTGGTTTGTTTGACTCTTCCTGTCCTACAACTCCTGCATCATAAAGCTGTTCCATAATTCTTGCAGCCCTGTTGAAACCAACTTTAAACTGTCTTTGAATCATACTTGTAGAACCTTTTTGCTTCTCAATACATAATCTTCCTGCTTGGGCAAAATAAGGATCTAACTCTCCTCCGTTTGCCATTGCTTCCTGATCCGTTGTAAGTTTTGCATCAATGGTATCGTCATATTCTGCCTCACCACTATGCTCTTTTATATAATTAACGGTATCTGAAATTTCTTTTTCTGAAACGTAAGCTCCCTGTATTCTTACAGGTTTAACGTAACCTGCAGGATAAAACAGCATGTCACCGTTTCCTAAAAGCTTTTCTGCACCGTTCATATCAATAATAGTACGTGAATCCGTACCTGATGCAACTGTTAATGCTACTCTTGATGGAATGTTAGCCTTAATCAGACCTGTAATAACATCAACAGAAGGTCTTTGAGTTGCAATAACCATATGAATCCCCGCTGCTCTTGCAAGCTGTGCAAGACGACATATTGCCTCTTCAACTTCTTTTGCAGCAACCATCATAAGGTCAGCCAACTCATCTATTATAATAAGAATCTGAGGCATTTTTTCAACCTGTTCATCTTCTGAATAGTCGCCACTTTCCACTTTGGCATTATAGCTTGAAATGTCTCTTGCTCCAATATTGGCAAATTTCTTGTATCTTGTTGTCATTTCAGCAACTGCCCAATTTAAAATTCCAGCAGCCTTCTTTGGATCTGTAACAACATCGTACAACAAATGTGGAATCTTATTATATACCTGAAATTCTACCACCTTAGGATCAATTACAATAATTCGTACTTCCTCAGGTGTTGTTCTATATAGAATACTCATTAAAATTGAGTTTGTAAATACTGATTTACCTGAGCCTGTTGTTCCTGCTATAAGCATATGTGGCATCTTTGCAATATCTGCCACAACAACTCGTCCTGCAATATCCTTACCTGCCGGAAAAGCAAGTTTAGATTTATGCTCTTTAAGTTCCTTAGACATAAGCAACTCTTTCAGATACACTGTATCTCTGCTGTCGTTAGGTATTTCAATTCCCACTGCTGCCTTGCCCGGAATTGGTGCTTCAATACGAATATCTGCTGCTGCCATATTAAGCTTAATATCATCAGCCAAACCTGTTATTCTGCTAACCTTTGTTCCCATTTCAGGCTGCAATTCATATCTTGTAACTGAAGGTCCCTTGCTTACATTAGTAACTTCAACTTTTACACCAAAATTAGTCAAAACTTCTTTAAGCTTGTTAGCTGTCTGCATTAATACAGCCTTTGTTGTTCCATTAGAACTTCCAGGATTGTCCGCCAATAACTTGTATGGTGGTTTCTTGTAGCTCATTTTTTTCTTCTTTGGTGCTATTATTTTTCCTTCGGAAGAATTTTTCTTTACCTCAGTCTGCGCTGTTACACCTGATTGCTGCATATTCTCAGCCTCTAAATCAATCACTGCATCACTCTGTCCGGCTGTAGCATTTGCACATGACGAAACACTTGTTCCTGATGTTCCCCCTATTCCTGATGCAGCCTGTGCCATTCCATATGGTTTGCGTTTCATTGCATCCTTTGCAGACTGACTTACAATAATTCTCTCTTTTGGAACAAATTCTCCATTTAAAACAGATTCATCATTCAAACTTTCTTCACCTGAATTGTAACTCTCTTCCGGCTCATATGCCATAGGTTCAGGCTCATCCAATCCTTCAATCTTAATCTGCTTGTTTCCTGCCATTTCTTCATATGTATATGTAACAGGATCCTGTTCCATCTCTTTAAGTGGCTGCTCATCAATACCTTCTATATGTATCTCATGAACATCCTGATTCTTATCCTCAGCTTTGCCACTTTCAGCAGCTTCAGGCTCAATTATTGTGTCTTTAAAATTAACTCCAACAGCCTTCTGTTTTTTCTTTTCAAGACGTCTCTGTTCCCTAATAAGATTGTTCTCTTCTCTTCTATTATTGGCTTCTTCTTTGGCACTCTTATAAGCTTTCTCGCCATTCTTCTTAATAACAGACATAATTGACTTCTCTGTTAAAATCACAACTGAAATCATAAGCAATACTATTGCAATAATATAAGCGCCTGTTAACCCTAATAATGAATGTAATGTCTTCCCTAGGACACTTCCTATAAAGCCTCCACCAAACTCATTAGCTGCACCAACTTTGTAATAATGTGAATATTTATCGTTATCACTACCATAAGCTATTAAGTGGAACAATAATGTCCCATCCATAAAAAACAATAAAAATCCTGTTATTTTTGAAACAACTAAAATGTTAGCTTCATTATACGCCATTAGTCCTACTACTATTACAAGTATAATTGGAAAAACGTATCCCATTGAGCCAAAAACCCCAAGCATTACACCTCTAAGAGTATTTCCCACAATTCCGCAAATTCCAAAATTGCTTAAAAAGAGTAAAAGTGAAACTGCCACAAAAATCCAAAGATACACTTCCTTAACGATTTTTTCATTTTTCTTTGCCAGTTCAGCTTTTCTCTTTCTTTCGGCTGCATTTTGTCTTCTTGTTTCTGCTGCTTTTTTAGCACTAGTTGAACTACTTTTGCTTGTATTTGTAGTCTTTTTTTTAGCTGTAGCCTTTTTAGTATTTGATTTTTTGCCATTACTCTTTGATGTTGTATTGGCCACTTTTCACACCTCGTTTTTAATTTATACTTATTCCTCTTATTCTCTTCTTATTGTAATTCTATTGTAATTTAAATCTAATTATTTAATTACAAATGATGCAATAATGGCTACCAAACCTACTACTGCACAATAATATGAGAAATACTTAAATTTTTTATTTCTAACTACTACTAACATAGTCTTAATACATATGTAACCTACAACTGCTGCAACAATCATTCCCACTACATATGATGCCACACCTGTTGTTGCCATATCTTTTCCCATATCAGGAATTTCTAAAACTGCTGCACCAAGTATAGCCGGAATAGACATTATAAATGAATATTTTACTACAAAATCTCTTCTTAATCCACATAAAAGTCCTGCAACAATTGTTGTTCCTGAGCGTGATAATCCCGGCAATGTTGCTATTCCCTGACAGATTCCCATAAATACTGCATTAAAATAACTTGTATTCTTTGGTGTCTTCTGTCCGTCAGGCATCTGATCTGATATAAAAAGTAAAACTGCTGTAACAAGCAAGCATATGCCCGGAATAATAAGCGTATCACTTGCGTTGCTTACTAATTCCTTTCCAAGATATCCAATAATTCCTGTTGGTATAGTTGACACAATTACAAGAAGTGCGAACTTTCTATATGCTGTTCTTATAACCCTTATGTATTCTACAGGTTCTTTTTTATTCTTGCTTCTAAAAAATCTGTAAACATTAACACATGAATCTGCTACAATTCCTACTCCGTCTACAAAAAGTCTTAAAATATCTTTCCAGAAAACTATAAAAACTGCAATTAATGTTCCTATATGAAGAAAAACAT containing:
- a CDS encoding undecaprenyl-diphosphate phosphatase, with translation MGILEAILLGIIQGIAEFLPISSSGHLAIFQKLFGMDEVGISFDVFLHIGTLIAVFIVFWKDILRLFVDGVGIVADSCVNVYRFFRSKNKKEPVEYIRVIRTAYRKFALLVIVSTIPTGIIGYLGKELVSNASDTLIIPGICLLVTAVLLFISDQMPDGQKTPKNTSYFNAVFMGICQGIATLPGLSRSGTTIVAGLLCGLRRDFVVKYSFIMSIPAILGAAVLEIPDMGKDMATTGVASYVVGMIVAAVVGYICIKTMLVVVRNKKFKYFSYYCAVVGLVAIIASFVIK
- a CDS encoding formate--tetrahydrofolate ligase encodes the protein MKTDIEIAQKAEMMPIKNVAEQLGITEDDIELYGKYKAKISNEYYEKIKDNEDGKLILVTAINPTPAGEGKTTVTVGLGEAFGQLNKKAVIALREPSLGPCFGIKGGAAGGGYAQVVPMEDMNLHFTGDFHAITSANNLLAAMLDNSIQQGNVLNIDPNQVVWKRCVDMNDRVLRNVVVGLGRKVDGTVREDHFVITVASEIMAILCLATSYADLKERLGKIIVAYTYDGQPVTAKDVKAVGAMAALLKDAMKPNIIQTLEHTPALVHGGPFANIAHGCNSVKATKTALKMADYVITEAGFGADLGAEKFMDIKCRKAGLKPDCVVLVATVRALKYNGGVPKDQLSEENLDALKKGIVNLEKHIENLQLFGVPVVVTLNQFITDTEAEYEYIKNFCEERGCEFALAEVWAKGGEGGKALAEKVIETIENKPSNYAPLYPDDMSIKEKIETIATKIYGADGVTYSPEAEKAIANIEKMGYKEYPVCMAKNQFSFSDDKTKLGRPTGFKINIRDVYVSAGAGFVVALTGSIMTMPGLSKSPAAFGIDLTDDGKITGLF
- a CDS encoding FtsK/SpoIIIE family DNA translocase, which gives rise to MANTTSKSNGKKSNTKKATAKKKTTNTSKSSSTSAKKAAETRRQNAAERKRKAELAKKNEKIVKEVYLWIFVAVSLLLFLSNFGICGIVGNTLRGVMLGVFGSMGYVFPIILVIVVGLMAYNEANILVVSKITGFLLFFMDGTLLFHLIAYGSDNDKYSHYYKVGAANEFGGGFIGSVLGKTLHSLLGLTGAYIIAIVLLMISVVILTEKSIMSVIKKNGEKAYKSAKEEANNRREENNLIREQRRLEKKKQKAVGVNFKDTIIEPEAAESGKAEDKNQDVHEIHIEGIDEQPLKEMEQDPVTYTYEEMAGNKQIKIEGLDEPEPMAYEPEESYNSGEESLNDESVLNGEFVPKERIIVSQSAKDAMKRKPYGMAQAASGIGGTSGTSVSSCANATAGQSDAVIDLEAENMQQSGVTAQTEVKKNSSEGKIIAPKKKKMSYKKPPYKLLADNPGSSNGTTKAVLMQTANKLKEVLTNFGVKVEVTNVSKGPSVTRYELQPEMGTKVSRITGLADDIKLNMAAADIRIEAPIPGKAAVGIEIPNDSRDTVYLKELLMSKELKEHKSKLAFPAGKDIAGRVVVADIAKMPHMLIAGTTGSGKSVFTNSILMSILYRTTPEEVRIIVIDPKVVEFQVYNKIPHLLYDVVTDPKKAAGILNWAVAEMTTRYKKFANIGARDISSYNAKVESGDYSEDEQVEKMPQILIIIDELADLMMVAAKEVEEAICRLAQLARAAGIHMVIATQRPSVDVITGLIKANIPSRVALTVASGTDSRTIIDMNGAEKLLGNGDMLFYPAGYVKPVRIQGAYVSEKEISDTVNYIKEHSGEAEYDDTIDAKLTTDQEAMANGGELDPYFAQAGRLCIEKQKGSTSMIQRQFKVGFNRAARIMEQLYDAGVVGQEESNKPRKVIMSIEAFEQMVNGGQ